Sequence from the Deltaproteobacteria bacterium genome:
AAGGCCGGCGGCGAGGCGAGCTTCGTGGTCGCGGACCTGCGCCGCGAAGATCACGCCGCCGCGATGGTGCAGGAGGCTCTCGCGTCGTTCGGACGCCTCGACTGGGCCTGCAACAGCGCCACCAGCGGTGAGAGCGTGAAGCTGCTGACGGACCTGACGGAAGCCGAGTGGGACGACTTCGTCGGCGTCTCGCTAAAGGGCATCTGGCTCTGCATGAAGCACGAGATCCCCGCGATCATCTAGAGCGGCGGCGGCGCGATCGTGAACGTGGGCTCGATGGTCGGCTT
This genomic interval carries:
- a CDS encoding SDR family oxidoreductase, with the protein product MGLLEGTVGIVTGAGTGIGRAVALQAAREGARLLVAGVNRAGGEDTVRKIEKAGGEASFVVADLRREDHAAAMVQEALASFGRLDWACNSATSGESVKLLTDLTEAEWDDFVGVSLKGIWLCMKHEIPAII